A single genomic interval of Abditibacteriota bacterium harbors:
- a CDS encoding rRNA pseudouridine synthase — MAKAGLGSRRKCEEIILAGAVTVDGQRAVLGQKADPDANDIRVYDKPIRINTRKKYLLLNKPAGYVCTRASFAGETSVMALVPDKSLYPVGRLDKNTTGLLFLTNDGDFANALMHPSSGIDKKYVAYCMGQITREEMDTIREGVVLDGRRTMPCHASFVSYNSRKNLSRVEIVIHEGRNRQVRRMFASIGHDVKHLSRVEVGGIGLTGVKEGTYRSLTPSEVRQLQGK; from the coding sequence ATGGCAAAGGCGGGTCTCGGATCAAGAAGAAAATGCGAAGAGATCATTCTGGCAGGCGCGGTCACAGTAGACGGACAAAGAGCTGTTTTAGGCCAGAAAGCAGACCCAGACGCAAATGACATCCGCGTCTATGACAAGCCTATCAGGATCAACACTCGCAAAAAGTATCTGCTGTTGAACAAGCCGGCAGGGTACGTGTGCACCAGAGCCTCCTTTGCAGGAGAGACCTCGGTGATGGCGCTGGTGCCGGACAAATCCCTGTATCCCGTGGGCAGGCTGGACAAAAACACCACCGGTCTCCTGTTTTTGACCAACGACGGTGATTTTGCCAACGCGCTGATGCATCCCTCTTCGGGCATCGACAAAAAATACGTGGCTTACTGCATGGGACAGATCACCAGAGAAGAGATGGATACCATCAGAGAAGGAGTGGTGCTGGACGGACGCAGGACCATGCCCTGTCACGCCTCCTTTGTGTCCTACAACAGCAGAAAAAACCTCTCCAGAGTGGAGATAGTCATTCACGAAGGCCGCAACAGACAGGTGAGACGCATGTTCGCATCCATAGGTCATGACGTCAAGCACCTTTCGCGGGTGGAGGTCGGAGGGATCGGTCTCACAGGAGTCAAAGAGGGGACATATCGCTCCCTGACCCCCTCGGAGGTCAGACAGCTGCAAGGCAAATAA
- a CDS encoding uracil-DNA glycosylase, whose translation MNKADMLARLREETLACHKCRLSSTRTKVVFGEGDPESPLVIVGEGPGATEDETGIPFVGKAGRLLTECLMECGIERKRVFICNVVKCRACIVGEKTIKNRPPEPDEIDSCKDWLLGQLAILQPMVILALGAPATRFLLGRQNVAMTKERGVFYESAFGIPVIPSLHPSYILRNQYKDGDGGKSLLVADIEAARKKVIELKRAKKRSEETGDKAPKVPAERPAEQDAAPESAEPFDKYSFREKELGI comes from the coding sequence ATGAATAAGGCAGATATGCTGGCCAGGCTCAGGGAAGAGACCCTCGCCTGCCATAAATGCAGGCTCTCATCCACCAGGACCAAGGTGGTGTTCGGCGAAGGCGATCCCGAGTCGCCTCTCGTTATCGTGGGAGAGGGCCCCGGAGCCACAGAGGACGAGACCGGCATTCCCTTTGTGGGCAAGGCCGGCCGGCTCCTTACGGAATGTCTGATGGAATGCGGTATAGAGCGCAAGCGCGTATTTATCTGCAACGTGGTAAAATGCCGGGCCTGTATCGTGGGCGAAAAAACCATAAAAAACAGGCCTCCCGAGCCCGACGAGATCGACAGCTGCAAGGACTGGCTCCTGGGGCAGCTGGCCATATTGCAGCCCATGGTCATTCTGGCTCTTGGCGCACCGGCTACCAGATTTCTTCTGGGAAGACAAAACGTGGCCATGACCAAAGAGAGAGGCGTCTTTTATGAAAGTGCTTTCGGGATACCGGTCATTCCTTCATTGCATCCGTCCTATATACTGCGCAATCAGTACAAGGACGGTGACGGAGGCAAGAGTCTGCTGGTGGCAGATATAGAAGCTGCCAGAAAAAAGGTGATAGAGCTCAAGCGCGCCAAAAAGCGCAGCGAGGAGACCGGCGACAAGGCGCCCAAAGTTCCTGCGGAAAGGCCCGCAGAACAGGATGCCGCCCCGGAAAGCGCGGAGCCTTTTGACAAGTATTCCTTCAGGGAAAAGGAGCTGGGGATATGA
- a CDS encoding HIT domain-containing protein, translating to MDTLWAGWRSKYVGSSQKSSGCIFCDFARTDELEANHILYRGELSYIVMNKFPYSNGHLMVIPKRHLSDFTLLTAEESAEVMHLARYAVAALRDTYSPHGFNIGWNIGSAGGAGIAAHMHMHIVPRWEGDTNFMPVIGETKVIPEDLDVSFARIKSSLDRILAAAGHE from the coding sequence ATGGATACCTTGTGGGCCGGTTGGCGCTCTAAATACGTGGGGTCTTCCCAAAAAAGCAGCGGCTGTATATTCTGTGATTTTGCCCGGACCGATGAGCTCGAGGCCAATCACATCCTCTATCGCGGGGAGCTGTCCTATATAGTCATGAACAAGTTCCCCTACTCCAACGGACACCTGATGGTGATACCCAAAAGGCATCTGTCGGACTTTACCTTGCTTACCGCCGAAGAATCCGCCGAGGTGATGCATCTGGCCAGATATGCCGTAGCGGCTCTCAGGGACACCTATTCCCCCCACGGCTTCAATATTGGCTGGAATATAGGCTCCGCGGGAGGCGCCGGCATAGCCGCCCATATGCACATGCACATAGTGCCCAGATGGGAGGGCGACACCAATTTCATGCCCGTTATCGGCGAGACCAAGGTGATACCGGAGGATCTGGACGTGTCCTTTGCCAGGATCAAATCCAGCCTTGACAGGATACTTGCGGCGGCCGGTCATGAATAA
- a CDS encoding sugar kinase, with amino-acid sequence MQLNLKDNAAFDMVALGEIMLRLDPGEGRIKTARRFNVWEGGGEYNVARGLRRCFGLKTAVITAFADNEVGRLVEDFILQGGVDTSLIKWVPYDGIGRTVRNGLNFTERGFGARGALGVSDRGNTAISQMKPEDFDFDYIFGELCCKWLHTGGIFAGLSENSALTAIAAVKAAKKYGTIVSYDLNYRPSMWKNIGGLHKARAVNREIARYVDIMIGNEEDFTACLGFKVEGNDADLKSLNIEGYKKMIGEVTREYPNFKAIATTLRTVKSASRNDFSAILCVDGTVYSAPYYADLEIMDRVGGGDSFASGLIYGLMTTGDPQWSVNCGTAHGVLAMTTPGDTSMASKKEVEALMQGKGARVSR; translated from the coding sequence ATGCAACTGAATCTCAAGGACAACGCAGCCTTTGACATGGTGGCTCTGGGTGAAATAATGCTCAGGCTCGACCCGGGAGAAGGCAGGATCAAAACTGCCAGACGCTTCAACGTCTGGGAAGGCGGCGGCGAATACAACGTCGCGAGAGGTCTCAGGCGATGCTTTGGTCTGAAGACTGCCGTCATCACCGCTTTTGCCGACAATGAGGTGGGCCGTCTGGTGGAAGACTTTATCCTTCAGGGCGGAGTGGACACATCCCTTATCAAATGGGTGCCTTACGACGGCATAGGCAGGACAGTCCGCAACGGACTGAACTTCACCGAGAGAGGCTTTGGAGCCCGCGGCGCTCTGGGTGTGTCGGACAGGGGCAATACTGCCATATCCCAGATGAAGCCCGAAGACTTTGACTTTGACTATATATTCGGAGAGCTGTGCTGCAAATGGCTCCATACGGGAGGCATATTCGCAGGCCTGTCCGAAAACAGCGCCCTGACCGCCATAGCAGCCGTGAAGGCTGCCAAAAAATATGGCACCATAGTATCCTATGACCTGAATTACCGTCCGTCCATGTGGAAAAATATAGGAGGCCTCCACAAGGCACGGGCAGTCAACAGAGAGATCGCCCGATACGTGGATATCATGATAGGCAACGAGGAAGATTTTACTGCCTGTCTGGGCTTTAAGGTGGAGGGCAATGACGCCGATCTCAAGAGCCTCAATATAGAGGGCTACAAGAAAATGATCGGAGAGGTCACCCGGGAGTATCCCAACTTCAAGGCCATAGCCACCACTCTGAGGACCGTCAAGTCCGCCAGCCGCAACGATTTTTCTGCCATATTGTGCGTGGACGGCACTGTGTACAGCGCCCCATATTATGCGGATCTGGAGATCATGGACAGAGTAGGAGGAGGCGACAGCTTTGCATCGGGTCTGATATACGGGCTGATGACCACCGGGGACCCTCAATGGTCGGTAAATTGCGGGACTGCCCACGGCGTGCTCGCCATGACTACGCCGGGAGACACCAGCATGGCCAGCAAAAAAGAAGTGGAAGCTCTCATGCAGGGCAAGGGAGCCAGAGTGTCGAGATAA
- a CDS encoding S41 family peptidase codes for MKSIIKYIICCIIVFMLGVATPILVFAHVTSGRTVIDSGRQMMAALRNFPQKGQVAGVIRKPDLKATDTYTAVMRDLENTYYKKIDPVKVTYSGISGMLTTCEDPFTYFIEPEAYKSMREETEGNFSGIGAVLKKNELGETKIHEIIEGAPAEGAGLLAGDIILKVDDFDCHDKDLDTIVKRIRGEIGTQVTLTISRKGEKTPRTITVTRAVIQETTVTSRMLTEADGFRKADGIGYIRLHQFNQKADAEVDKAWTKLESEGMKALIFDLRGNPGGLLTMAISVGSRFIDKGDVVIIREKGGKRIDVPIERAAQDHPFLPVAVLVNGMSASASEIVSGAIKDNHAGTIIGTVTFGKGLVQSIVPIMTDGSACSITTAKYYTPADIDINKKGIEPDIMIEESENYDPDNIRTDNQLSCAVNVLRVKLGLRDERTLQSYYTQSEKLLREYRSKKAKERKE; via the coding sequence ATGAAGAGTATCATCAAATATATCATCTGCTGCATCATCGTCTTTATGCTCGGCGTGGCTACCCCCATATTGGTGTTTGCTCACGTCACCTCCGGCCGCACGGTGATAGACAGCGGCAGGCAAATGATGGCAGCTCTGAGGAACTTTCCTCAAAAGGGTCAGGTCGCGGGAGTCATCAGGAAACCCGACCTGAAGGCTACCGACACCTACACGGCAGTGATGAGGGATCTGGAAAACACCTATTACAAAAAGATAGATCCCGTAAAGGTCACCTATTCCGGTATCAGCGGGATGCTCACCACCTGCGAAGACCCCTTTACCTATTTCATCGAGCCCGAAGCCTACAAGTCCATGCGCGAGGAGACCGAAGGCAATTTTTCGGGCATAGGCGCAGTGCTCAAGAAAAACGAGCTGGGGGAGACCAAGATCCATGAGATCATTGAAGGCGCTCCTGCCGAGGGCGCCGGTCTGCTGGCCGGTGATATCATACTGAAGGTAGATGATTTTGACTGCCATGACAAGGATCTGGACACCATAGTCAAGCGCATCCGCGGCGAGATAGGGACACAGGTGACTCTGACTATTTCCCGCAAGGGAGAAAAAACTCCCCGGACCATCACCGTCACCCGGGCAGTCATACAGGAAACCACGGTGACAAGCCGTATGCTCACCGAAGCGGACGGCTTCAGAAAGGCCGACGGCATCGGCTACATCAGACTGCATCAATTCAATCAGAAGGCAGACGCGGAGGTGGACAAGGCCTGGACCAAGCTGGAATCGGAAGGGATGAAGGCCCTGATCTTCGACCTCAGGGGCAATCCCGGCGGTCTTTTGACCATGGCTATCAGCGTAGGCAGCCGCTTTATAGACAAGGGTGACGTAGTGATCATCCGTGAAAAGGGCGGCAAGAGGATAGACGTTCCCATCGAACGCGCGGCGCAGGACCATCCGTTTCTTCCCGTAGCCGTGCTGGTCAACGGCATGTCTGCCAGCGCCTCGGAGATCGTCTCCGGCGCCATCAAGGACAATCACGCAGGCACTATCATCGGCACAGTCACCTTTGGCAAGGGGCTGGTACAGTCCATAGTGCCCATTATGACCGACGGAAGCGCCTGCAGCATCACCACCGCAAAGTATTATACTCCCGCTGATATAGATATCAACAAAAAGGGTATCGAGCCGGACATCATGATCGAAGAAAGCGAGAATTACGATCCCGACAATATCAGGACGGACAACCAGCTGAGCTGCGCCGTCAACGTGCTGCGGGTCAAGCTGGGCTTGAGGGACGAACGCACCCTGCAGAGCTATTACACTCAGTCGGAAAAGCTCCTCAGGGAGTACAGAAGCAAAAAAGCAAAGGAACGAAAGGAGTAA
- a CDS encoding PDZ domain-containing protein, whose translation MFNKKTRAALMLFIFLVGLLMGCSLVNKQIRKASDPLDHLSASTDGALSTLFNPTSTFYAVMRAMNTEYVEKITPEFETRMSVNLVKGMLREMGDQNTRYVEPEEAALLINAEKGDFEGIGIRSRIIPTEIDGIREEQLHVGSVIPGSNAYKAGLKDGDIILSVNGKDVLPYNPLARAEKALNEYRMKPDITKQKQLQKYLDDENARVDKGVMILEAEKQLERGSEGHFVLAVKRGSEQKTVEVDAGKYHLDIIETKDIAGYKYIRINYISGDLKKALSGETSDAGKGLILDLRDVFGGSSEGTSDALSLFLPSRTLYRVSAQKSRLLRTPACSEPCRAPVMVLVNSGTSRMSEIMAASLKAFYPDTVICGEATEGDFTELTYFGLDNGGGYTMTSGKYMTLANKEPEPVSPDVAFSGDTGVLPDSAFIAKAFGR comes from the coding sequence TTGTTCAACAAAAAAACCCGGGCAGCGCTGATGCTGTTCATATTTCTGGTCGGTCTCCTTATGGGCTGCTCCCTGGTGAACAAACAGATACGCAAGGCCAGCGATCCTCTGGATCACCTGAGCGCATCCACCGATGGAGCCCTGAGCACCCTCTTCAATCCCACCAGTACCTTTTATGCAGTCATGCGGGCCATGAATACGGAATACGTGGAAAAGATCACCCCCGAGTTCGAGACCCGGATGTCCGTCAATCTCGTCAAGGGCATGCTGCGTGAAATGGGTGATCAGAATACCAGATACGTGGAGCCCGAGGAGGCCGCTCTGCTGATCAATGCGGAAAAAGGCGATTTTGAAGGCATAGGCATCCGGTCCCGCATAATACCCACCGAGATAGACGGCATCCGGGAAGAACAGCTGCACGTAGGCTCTGTGATCCCGGGCTCCAATGCATACAAAGCAGGTCTCAAGGACGGAGATATCATCCTGTCCGTGAACGGCAAGGACGTATTGCCCTACAATCCTCTGGCCAGAGCCGAAAAGGCCCTCAACGAATACAGGATGAAGCCGGACATCACCAAGCAAAAACAGCTGCAGAAATATCTGGATGACGAAAATGCCCGAGTAGATAAGGGCGTCATGATACTTGAAGCGGAAAAACAGCTGGAAAGAGGCTCCGAGGGCCATTTTGTTCTCGCTGTAAAACGGGGCTCCGAACAAAAGACTGTCGAAGTCGATGCAGGCAAATATCATCTGGATATCATTGAGACCAAAGACATAGCCGGATACAAATATATTAGGATCAACTATATATCCGGGGATCTGAAAAAGGCTCTCTCAGGTGAGACGTCTGATGCCGGCAAGGGGCTGATACTTGACCTCAGAGACGTTTTCGGGGGCAGCAGCGAAGGGACCTCCGACGCGTTGTCGCTGTTCCTGCCTTCCAGGACACTCTATCGGGTATCCGCTCAAAAGAGCAGACTGCTGAGGACTCCCGCCTGTTCCGAGCCCTGCCGAGCCCCTGTGATGGTGTTGGTGAACAGCGGTACCAGCAGAATGAGCGAGATCATGGCTGCTTCTCTCAAAGCCTTTTATCCCGACACAGTCATCTGCGGCGAAGCCACCGAAGGCGACTTTACCGAGCTCACCTATTTCGGGCTGGACAACGGAGGCGGCTATACCATGACTTCGGGAAAATACATGACACTCGCCAACAAGGAACCCGAGCCCGTCAGCCCGGACGTGGCTTTTTCCGGCGACACCGGCGTTTTGCCCGACTCAGCCTTTATCGCCAAGGCCTTCGGGAGGTAA